TGCGGACATGTTGCTCGCGAACCGCGCCCACACAGGAACCGGAAGGAGCGACAACATAGTCGATAGAAGAATCTGCGAACGCGTCGGCATAGCTACGGATGATCGGCACCGCTTCTTTTTGGTAGCCGGTATTAATGTGCATCTGGCCGCAGCAGGTTTGTCCCATGGGGTAGACCACCTCGCATCCGAGGCGGGATAGCACTATCGCCGCGGCTTTGTGGGCATCGGGGAAAAGAGCGTCGCCTATGCAGGTGGAAAAGAGTGCTACTCGCACGTTCTGCTCCTGTCTTTTGGCTGGTAAGAGTTGATGGAGTACCCGCATCTCCAGTCGAAAAGTGAAATTAAACACAGATGCTAAAGCTGCGGGGTACGGTCTAGGGACATGATACGTCTTTTCTTGGGCAAGATATTGGGCTAAGTATGTCCTCACCTGCGAACTTTCAGCAACATTAGTGTTGCGAAAATTCCTAAAATTGCCGTTGGTTAGCTATTCGATCAAGGCTGATCCTCCTTCTTGATCGTGAAAGACATACCCCTGGAAGGGGGTAGTGTCAGGTCTCCAGGCTGCACTTATTTCCGTTGGCTTAGCAGTGAATCGACGGGAAGGTTCTGAGCGGGAAAGGTTAAGAGAGATATCTGTCTTTATTCCGTGTGATCTGAAAGGAGCGCGCTAGTGCTCTCGGATACCTTTACCGCCACCACAAACGCTGTGGGTGGCAGTGTTGCCTTATCGGCATTAGTAGGGATTGTGCCGCTGGCGGCTTTCTTCTTCCTACTCATGGGGGTGAAACTTAAAGCCCACTGGTCGGCAATCGGCGCTGCCGTGGTGGCGTTGATTCTGGCTGTCCTTGCTTATGCCATGCCCTTGAAGCTGGCTGCTTTATCACTATCTCAGGGAATCGCCTTCGGGTTATTCCCTATTGTTTTCATCATCTGGATGGCCGTATGGATCTATGATCTCACCGTAAAATCTGGCCGCTTTGAGGATCTCCGGACAATCTTTTCCCGCATCGGCCGTGGAGACATGCGAGTGCAGGCCATGCTCATCGCTTTTTGCTTCGGCGGTTTGCTTGAAGCTCTCGCCGGTTTCGGTGCGCCGGTCGCTATCATCGCGGCCATGCTCCTTGCCATCGGCATGAAGCCAATGAAAGCTGTGCTCACCACCTTGGTTGCTAACACAGCTCCAGTTGCCTTTGGGGCTATGGCTATCCCGGTCACCACGGCCGCAAACTTATCAGAGCTGCATCCAGAAACTTTAGCCTCTATGACTGGTCGGCAGGTTTCTCTTATCGCCATCGTGGTGCCTTTCGTGCTCTGCCTAATCATGGATGGGGTACGTGGGCTCAAACAAATTTGGCCAATGGCGTTGGTGGTAGGAATCTGCTTTGGCGGAGGCCAGTTCTTAGCATCGAATTTCTTCTCTTACGTCCTCACCGACGTCGTGGCTTGCTTGCTGTCTTTAGTGGTGGGTGTGGTTTTCCTACGAGTATGGGCGCCACATACGCCAGAAGATCAAGCCAGCCAGGTGGACACCTCTGGAGTACAGCTTTCACCCGAGAGAATAGTGTTGGCGTTATTCCCCTATGTATTAATCGTGGTTGTTTTCGCTTTCACAAGTTTGTGGCGAATCGGAGTTAATATCCCTGCTTCTCTTAAAGCTACCGATATTAAGGTGCCGTGGCCCGGCCTTCACGGACATCTCCTTAATGCAGCCGGAAAACCAGTAGGCAACACTATTTTTACCTTTAGTTGGTTATCAAATCCCGGCACAATTCTGTTTATCTGTGGGGTCATTACCCTCCTGGTCTATACCGCAAAGCATGATTCCGGGAAATTCCCCATGAGTATTCCTCATGGTTTTGCGGAATTATTCTCCGGACTGGTGCGGATGCGTTGGTCATACGTCACCATCGCCTCGGTCATGGGGTTGGCCTATGTCATGAACTTCTCCGGACAAACTGCGTCCATTGGCGCTCTTCTAGCTGCTACCGGCGGTTTCTTCCCCTTCATTTCCCCAGCTCTTGGTTGGCTCGGTACCGCGGTAACCGGATCGGCTACCTCCGCCAACGCACTTTTTGCTCAAATGCAGGCTTCAGCAGCTAATCAAATTGGTGCCTCGCAATACCTGATGGTGGGAGCCAACACCTCCGGCGCGGTTCTCGGAAAAATGCTCTCACCTCAAACCGCTGCGATTGCTGCGGCAGCTACCCAAATGGATAATGGCGAGGGCAAGATTTTAGGCCAGTCGTGGAAGTACAGCCTGGGACTTTTAGTCTTCCTTGGCATCGTGGTCTATTTGCAGTCAACCGGCGTTTTGGGCTGGATGGTCGTCGGCTAAGATAGCCCCTTATGACACCTGCCAATCTCGCTGATTTAATTAAGGGCATAGCCACCACGGTTTTGACTGATCGTGGTTTAGATGTTTCCGTGTTACCGGGCAAAATTACTGTTGAACGGCCCCGTAACCCAGAGCACGGGGACTATGCCACCAATGTGGCTTTGCAGTGTGCAAAAAAGGTAGGGCAAAACCCACGAGATTTAGCGCAGTGGATTGCTGATGCGCTAGCGGAGCATGAGGCGATCACCGAGGCCTCGGTTGCTGGGCCAGGTTTCTTGAATATCCGTTTGGCTGCAGCCGCCCAAGGGGTTGTAGCACGGAACATTTTGGCAGCTGGTGATAGGTATGGGCATTGTGATATTTATCAGGGTCAATCCTGGAACCTAGAATTTGTTTCCGCTAACCCCACTGGTCCTATTCACTTAGGTGGCACCCGGTGGGCGGCATTTGGAGATTCTTTAGGGCGCATCCTCACGGCTGCGGGTGCTCAGGTGACGCGGGAGTACTATTTCAATGACCATGGCACCCAAATTGATCGCTTCGTGGCCTCAGTTTTGGCGCGGGCTCGTTCCGAAGAGGTTCCAGAGGATGGCTATGGCGGAGACTATATCCAAGATATTGCAACAAAGGTTCTAGAATTACAGCCTGATCTCTTGGATTCCGAAAAGTATTCTGAAGACCAGATTAAAGAAAATGTTCGACGCATTGGCGTTGATTTGATGTTCTCCCATATCAAAGAAAGCCTCCATGAATTTGGAACTGATTTTGATGTGTTCTTCCATGAGAATTCCCTTTTTGAATCAGGTGCAGTTGATAAAGCCATTGCCACACTGAAAGAAAATGGGAATCTTTATAACCATGATGGTGCCTGGTGGCTGCGTTCTTCTAACTTTGGTGATGATAAAGATCGGGTGGTTATTAAAAGGGACGGCAATGCGGCCTATATTGCCGGCGATATTGCCTACTTGGTGGATAAGTTTGAGCGTGGTTTTGATCTCGCTATTTACATGCTCGGGGCTGATCACCACGGCTATATCGCAAGGCTGAAAGCGGCTGCTCAGGCTCTCGGCTATGATGCTGGCCGGGTAGAAGTGCTTATTGGGCAAATGGTTAATCTGGTTCGGGATGGGCAGGTGGTTCGGATGTCCAAGCGGGCGGGAACCGTCATCACTCTCGATGATTTAGTTGAGGCAATCGGCGTGGATGCTGCCCGCTATGCACTAGTTCGTTCCTCCGCCGACTCTTCTCTCGACATTGATCTAGGGTTGTGGGCTTCGCAGTCTAACGATAACCCCGTTTATTACGTCCAATATGGACATGCTCGGCTGTGTTCATTGGCTCGCAAAGCAGAAAGCGTTGGGATTTCTGCGGAGAATCCGGATTTCGGACTGTTGACCCATGAAAAAGAAGGCGACTTGATAAGGACCCTGGGTGAGTTTCCTTCGGTAGTGCAGACGGCAGCGACGTTGAGGGAGCCCCATCGGATTGCTCGATATGCGGAAGAACTCGCCGGAGTTTTCCACCGTTTTTATGACAGCTGTCAAATTTTGCCGAAGAGCGGAGAAGAGGAACAGCCAGTACACCACGCCCGTTTGGCTTTAGCTGCTGCTACTCGTCAAACCCTGTCTAACGCTTTAGGGTTATTGGGCGTTAACGCCCCGGAAAGGATGTAGATGTCCGCTCACTCCTCCGCAGCCGATGAATTTAACGCTCTTCCTCCGCATGTTTGGCCGCGTCATGCTCGACGTGAAGAAGATGGAGTTGTCACCATCGCGGGTGTTCCACTTCCGGATATTGCTGCTGAATTCGGTACACCAGTCTTAGTAGTAGACGAGGATGATTTTCGTTCGCGATGCCGAGATATGGTGCAGGCTTTCGGCGGCGATCAGAATGTTCATTATGCTGCTAAAGCCTTTATGACAACTCATCTAGTCACCTGGGTTGAAGAAGAAGGGTTGAATTTAGATGTAGCCTCCCACGGTGAGCTCGACGTAGCTCTCCGCGCTGACTTCCCGCCCGCGCGCATTACGGCACACGGAAACAATAAAAGCGATGATTTTCTTCGACGCTGCGTCAGCAGCGGTGTCGGTCATGTGGTGTTGGACTCCAACCAGGAGTTAGAGCGGCTGAACCGCATAGCCGGCGAGCTATCAGCAGTTCAAGATGTTCTCGTCAGAGTGAAACCGGGAATTGAAGCCCACACTCACGAGTTCATTGCTACGAGTCACGAAGATCAAAAATTCGGGTTTTCGCTTGCCTCCGGTTCGGCTTATGAAGCAGCGGTTCGCTGCGTCGAATCCGAAAATCTTAAACTGGTAGGCCTTCATTGCCATGTGGGTTCTCAGGTTTTCGACGCTGAGGGTTTTTCCTTGGCAGCCGAACGAGTCCTCACCTTGTATGAGCGGCTTATCCAAGAACTGGACCTCGATACCGAAGAATTCAATCTCCTGGATTTGGGCGGCGGATACGGTATCGCCTACACCAACGATGACCGGCCCTTAGATGTGCCCAAGGTAGCTCATGCTCTGCGCGCTAAGGTACAAGAACACGCCCAAGAATTAGGAATCGACCCGCCCATGATGGCTATTGAACCCGGTCGTGCTATCGCTGGCCCGTCCACAGTCACCATGTACACGGTGGGAACCGTAAAAGACGTGCATTATGAGGACCGAAAGACTCGTCGCTATATCTCAATAGACGGTGGTATTTCGGATAATATTCGCCCGGCTCTCTATGGGGCAGAATATGATGCCCGGCTCGTTAATCGATTTACTGACTCAGATGTCACCTTGTCTCGTTTAGTGGGTAGCCATTGTGAAGCAGGGGATATCTTGGTGCACAACGCGTACTATCCCAGTGATATTGAGCCTGGAGATCTTATTACTCTGGCAGCGACTGGTGCCTATTGCTGGTCTATGTCATCGCGCTATAATATGATGGGCCGTCCGGCCATCGTGGCGGTGCGCGGTGGGCAAGCCAGGTTGTTGGTGCGTCGGGAAACCGTCGATGACTTTTTAGCTCTCGAGGTTTAAGCGAAGCTATGTCGCTGTTTTTCCGCTTGACTTAGGGGGCCTCCACATCGCGATGCTGGACCACTTGGTCTAAAGTTGAGGCACACAAGTGTTGCACAAGATCCCTTCATACGTCAGGAGAACGATGTCCACGCAGAACTCGAATATCCCTTCCAGTGCTGGTAATTCTGGTAAAGCACCGGGGGAAGCTGTTGGTATCGCTATTCTCGGTCACGGGACTGTGGGTCGAGAAGTCCTCCGGCTCATGGAAGAACATCGCGATGCTTTAGAGCACCGCATTGGTGGACCTATTGAAGTTCGCGGAGTCGCGGTTTCGGATAAAGAAAAGCATCGAGGCTCGGTTCCAGAAGAGCTATTAACTGATGACGCTATGACCTTAATTCAGCGAGATGATATTGACCTCGTTGTTGAAGTCATTGGCGGGATAGATTACCCGCGGCGCCTGTTACTCACCGCTCTTCAAGCTGGCAAATCAGTCGTAACTGCAAATAAAGCCCTGGTAGCTGCCCATGCTGATGAACTTGCGGAAGCTGCTGACCGGGCCAATGTGGATCTCTATTTTGAGGCTGCGGTTGCTGCTGCTATCCCCGTGGTAGGTATGTTGCGACGCTCCTTAGCTGGGGATCAAATTGAATTAGTGTCTGGAATCGTCAACGGAACTACCAATTTCATTTTGGATGCCATGGACTCCACCGGAGCATCCTATGATGACATGCTTAAAGAAGCGATGGCTTTAGGCTATGCCGAAGCTGACCCCACGGCTGACGTCGAAGGGCATGATGCTGCGTCCAAGGCGGCGATTCTGGCCTCCTTGGCTTTCCATACTCGCGTCAACTATGACGATGTGTACTGTGAAGGCATTTCACACATCACCGCAGAAGATATCGCCGCTGCCAAAGCAGCTGGTCAAACCATCAAACTCTTAGCGATTTGTCAGCGTATTAGTGATGAGTCAGGGCAAGAGTATGTTTCTGCGCGAGTTCATCCCACCCTGATTAGCCGAGACCATCCTCTAGCGAGCGTAGATAAGTCTTATAATGCTGTGTTCGTTGAAGCGGAGGCAGCCGGGCGGTTGATGTTCTATGGTAACGGCGCCGGGGGAGACCCCACTGCGTCGGCAGTGCTCGGTGACATTGTGGGTGCCGCGCGCAATAAGGTTCATGGTGGGCGTGCCCCGGGAGAAAATACTTATGCTAATTTGCCGGTGGCTGATTTTGGTCAGGTGCCTACGCGCTACCACATTGACATGGAAGTGGTAGACAAAGTAGGTGTTTTGGCTGAACTGGCCACTTTCTTTGCGGAGCGGGGAATATCTTTGCGTACCGTGCGTCAAGAAGAACGCGGAGGTCATGCTCGGCTTATTGTGGTGACTCATACTGCCTTGGAAGCAGATTTAGCGCAATGCGTGGAACGGCTCAAGGAGTCCACATCGGTTAAGGCTGTGAAGAGCGTACTTCGGCTTTATAGCGAATAAATCCTCTGAGACCTTAAGGGAAATGGAGAGACGTGAGTACTGAGTTAGAGATAGGGCGACGTGTACGGGTCAAGGTGCCAGCTTCCTCGGCAAATTTGGGCCCCGGCTTTGACACCCTTGGTATAGCCCTGTCTCTCTACGACACCGTAGAAGTCGAGGTTATTGACCAGGGATTAGTGGTAGAGATTTATGGCGAAGGGGAAGATGTTTTACCCCGCGATGCTACTCATCTTGTCGTTAAAGCTATCTACTCCGGTTTGAAAGCTGCTGACGTCACTGCCCCTGGATTAAAAGTGACCTGTACGAATGCCATCCCGCAGTCTCGGGGATTGGGATCCTCAGCCTCTGCTGCTGTAGCCGGGATAGCTGCAGCCCAAGGACTAGCTGGTTTTCCCTTGACCCAACAGCAAGTGGTGCAACTATCCTCCGCCTTTGAGGGGCACCCCGATAATGCGGGTGCTTCTGCCTTGGGAAGCGGCGTAGTGTCGTGGACGGAAATCCCCGTCGATGGCCAATCTCAACCGGAATATCGAGCAGTCAGTATTCCCGTTCATCCAGATATTCACGCCACCGCTTTAGTTCCGGATTTTCATGCTTCAACCCAAGCGGTGCGTCGCGTATTGCCCAGTCATGTGACCCACATTGATGCGCGTTTTAACGTTTCTCGAACAGCCGTCATGACGGTAGCAATTCAACACCATCCAGAGTTGTTATGGGAGGGGACCAGGGATCGATTGCACCAACCCTATCGATCTGATGTGCTTCCGGTGACTGCCGAATGGGTCAATCGCCTGCGTAATCGCGGATACGCCGCCTATCTTTCCGGCGCTGGACCCACAATTATGGTGCTTTCAACCGAGCCGGTAGATCCAGAAATTCTTGAGGACGCCCAGGCTGCCGGGTTAAAAGTGTTAGAGCTTGATATAGCTGGTCCAGTCGGTATTGAAGTGCTCAATACCTAATATGTCATTAGCTCTCCGCAGCCGGTCGGGGTGTGGAGGCTACTGGTGTTATTTCCCATCAACTGTCAGATTGTTCTTTCCCACGATTCTTCAATGTGAGTTGCTGGGAATGATCATTAATACCCCGGGACAACCTTCTTAGAGATCCTCTCTTCCCGGCAGCGACCTCAACTCTTTAGAAAAGATACTTTATCTATCGGGGTTTTCCTTAGATCACCGCCGTCATATCAGCACGAATGTGATTGTGCTCCACCCCGGTACGACGTGGTACCAAGTTCCCTCTGAGAATGTATAGGACTTCAGATGTGTCAGTTTGATACCTTGGCATTAGAAAATGCGCTCGGCAAGAAGTTCGGGATCCAAGGGTGGTGGCCTGCTGAAACCACGTTTGAAATGATGCTGGGGGCAGTATTAGTGCAAAACACTCGCTGGGAGAACGTTGAGCAGTCTATTGCTCGCTTGCGCCGCTCCGGCCTGCTGAAGGGGCCAGAGATACTGAGTGAGGTTGATCCCGATATTCTTTTCCACCTCATTAGACCAAGCGGGTTTATGCGCAATAAAACAGCGGCTTGTCTGGGATTAACAACATGGTTATTAGAAAATAATCTGGATCCTGAGCACTTAGCTTCTGTTCCTATGGGCGATGAAGAGCTACACACACAACTATTAGGAATTCGAGGAATAGGCCCAGAAACCGCCGATGTCCTGATGCTATTTGGGTTTTCTCGGCCAGTTTTTGTGTGGAGCACCTATGCCCGACGCTTACTTTCCAAAATCATGAATCCGGATATTGAGAAACTTAGCTATGAACAATGTCGGCGTCGATTTCCCGTGACCCTTCCCCCAGATATCTCACGGGCACAGGAGCTTCATGCCTTAATAGTGGCGGCCGGAAAATGGGCCTATCGTCATGGTTGGGAAGAAATTATGACTGTCTATGATGACGCGGAAAAATCCGCACGCTGCTAGCTTTTGTCCGTGCAATTACTTCCGTGCCTTCCCTGATGTGGAGCTTTATGAGCGCTTGTTGGGTGATAGTGGCTTGAATTCCTAAGGGATCTAAGAAAAGAGTGACCAAGGTGGAGCCAGGGTGGGAATAGGTACTACTGACACGGCAGATCCAGTGATTACGAGGAGAATATCGTTTATCACCATGAGCTCTAAGGTCAGTAGAAATCATGACGGATTCCGGAGAGAAGATAGCAACCGCCTTGTGTCCTAAACCAAGATCCTCACCACTGTCGTTGATTCCAAACAGATCCAGGTTTTCGGTGACTATATGGCATAGATCCTGCTCAACTGAAGTTATTTCTCCTTCTATCCGGTTGAGTCCAGCAATACGTGCAGAGAAATCATCGGGTGGGTAGGTGAGAAGCTCGTTAGTGCTTCCTTGAGCAACACATTCTCCCTTGTCCAGTATGACCAGGTGTTGGGACAAGCTGGCAATATCAACGGGATTATGGCTGATGAGAATGGTTGTTCTATCTTCGGCGACTGCCCGGAGAAGGTGGCGCCATCGACTGGCTGAACGGTTGTCAACTGCGGCTAGTGGCTCATCTAAAATCAGCGCTTGAGGTCGGGTACTAAGTGCCCTCAACAGCGCCACTTGGGCAGCTTGCCCCCCAGACAACTCAGTGGTCAGCGTGGATGCTAAGTCCGATAAACCAGCCGCTGATAACAATTCTAAAGAGTATTTCTTATCTCTATTAACCATGGACAGCGTCGTGAGAACTGTTCTATGCGGGGGGAGACCGGGATTCTGACTCAACAGGATAATTCCGCGACGGTGTGAGGGCATCCGATCAATCCAGGTAAGTCGAGAATCTTGTCTTCGCACCCCTATTAGACGTTGACTATCCCGAATTCGGCCTGCAATGGTAGCTGCCAGAGTTGATTTCCCGGAACCGTTTTCTCCAATTACCGCTGATACCGCCTGACCGGGGAAAATAATGTCCCCGCAGTGGATTTCTGGTCCGGATTGACTGGGTTTGGAGAGGGTTCGCAGGCGATGAGCGTCAAGTTTGCCTAGGCGGTGGGGCCGTGGTTGAGATGGGCGTCGGATAACAAAAGGCAAAGATGCGATACACAGCACGATGACGGCGAGGGTGATGAGCAGGAATGCAAGAGCATAGGCCCGCTCTTGATTTGTTTCCCGCTCCAGATAGATGCCTAAGGGCAAGGTCCGCGTTACTCCGGGAAGTGAGCCAGCGAAGGTGAGAGTGGTTCCGAATTCTCCGAGTGAGCGGGCGAATGCTAAACCGGCGCCGGTGGCCACCGAACCAGAGATCGCAGGAAGGACAATGCGGCTGGTTATGCGGAAAGGAGACATGCCGAGTGTTGCCGCAGAGTACACAATCTCTTTGTCGAGTTGGCGTAGGGCGGCGTCGACGGTGACGATGACGAATGGCAAGGTAATGAAAACATGGGCCATGACGACGCCGGAAAAAGTAAAAGCGAAGTTGAGATGGAGGAATTGTAAGAGGGGAGAAAGAAGTCCGTGATATCCGGCGAAAGCACTCAGCGCAAGACCTGCGACGACGGGAGGCATAGCTAGGGGGAGGAGGACGAAAACTCGAACCATGTTGGCTCCTCGATGAAATCCCTGAAGCGCTACTGCCATAGGAACCCCCAGTATCACGGCAATGGCGGTTGATTGTGCTGCTGCAGCGAGACTGAGAAGGAGCATCTGTTGAGTCACTGGCTCAGCAACGATGCGGGTCAATTCGGCCCAAGGAACCCGTCCCAGCAGGGATACGATGGGCATGGTGATGAAGAGAAAAGACATCCCGGCAATAAATTGCGCTAGCTTCGGCGTGCGGGGAGGAAGATAGGAAAGAGAAGCCATATTTCGCAGAAACTATTCTTTAACCGGCGTGAAACCGTACTTTTCCCACAAAGAATCAGAATCATCGGAACTTAATAGATTCACCAGGTTTAAGGCTTCCTCTGGATGCTCGCTGTTATTTGTTGGGGCGACGAGAATTTCATTCGCATATTTTTCTGCCCCCGGTAATTCCACATAATCAAGACGGTCTTGGGCGGAGAGATAATCAGTCTTGTAGACAAAGGCAACGTCTGCATCTCCGGAGAGAACTTTACCCAGTGCGTCGGAAACGGAATGCTCTAGGGATACCGGGGCAATATCCAGATGGTTATGGGTGATTACTTGCTGGGCTACTGCGCCGCACGGTACTTGGGGATCACACAGCACTACCCGCATGTGCTGTAGCTGGGTCAGATCTTTGATCTTTTCTCCTGATCCTCGCGGCGTGACCGCAACCAAAACATTGGTGGCAGCCGGAACTAGGTCATGGACTACTTCACGGGCAATGGCATCATCCATGGTGCGG
This genomic interval from Corynebacterium poyangense contains the following:
- a CDS encoding L-lactate permease; its protein translation is MLSDTFTATTNAVGGSVALSALVGIVPLAAFFFLLMGVKLKAHWSAIGAAVVALILAVLAYAMPLKLAALSLSQGIAFGLFPIVFIIWMAVWIYDLTVKSGRFEDLRTIFSRIGRGDMRVQAMLIAFCFGGLLEALAGFGAPVAIIAAMLLAIGMKPMKAVLTTLVANTAPVAFGAMAIPVTTAANLSELHPETLASMTGRQVSLIAIVVPFVLCLIMDGVRGLKQIWPMALVVGICFGGGQFLASNFFSYVLTDVVACLLSLVVGVVFLRVWAPHTPEDQASQVDTSGVQLSPERIVLALFPYVLIVVVFAFTSLWRIGVNIPASLKATDIKVPWPGLHGHLLNAAGKPVGNTIFTFSWLSNPGTILFICGVITLLVYTAKHDSGKFPMSIPHGFAELFSGLVRMRWSYVTIASVMGLAYVMNFSGQTASIGALLAATGGFFPFISPALGWLGTAVTGSATSANALFAQMQASAANQIGASQYLMVGANTSGAVLGKMLSPQTAAIAAAATQMDNGEGKILGQSWKYSLGLLVFLGIVVYLQSTGVLGWMVVG
- the argS gene encoding arginine--tRNA ligase; amino-acid sequence: MTPANLADLIKGIATTVLTDRGLDVSVLPGKITVERPRNPEHGDYATNVALQCAKKVGQNPRDLAQWIADALAEHEAITEASVAGPGFLNIRLAAAAQGVVARNILAAGDRYGHCDIYQGQSWNLEFVSANPTGPIHLGGTRWAAFGDSLGRILTAAGAQVTREYYFNDHGTQIDRFVASVLARARSEEVPEDGYGGDYIQDIATKVLELQPDLLDSEKYSEDQIKENVRRIGVDLMFSHIKESLHEFGTDFDVFFHENSLFESGAVDKAIATLKENGNLYNHDGAWWLRSSNFGDDKDRVVIKRDGNAAYIAGDIAYLVDKFERGFDLAIYMLGADHHGYIARLKAAAQALGYDAGRVEVLIGQMVNLVRDGQVVRMSKRAGTVITLDDLVEAIGVDAARYALVRSSADSSLDIDLGLWASQSNDNPVYYVQYGHARLCSLARKAESVGISAENPDFGLLTHEKEGDLIRTLGEFPSVVQTAATLREPHRIARYAEELAGVFHRFYDSCQILPKSGEEEQPVHHARLALAAATRQTLSNALGLLGVNAPERM
- the lysA gene encoding diaminopimelate decarboxylase gives rise to the protein MSAHSSAADEFNALPPHVWPRHARREEDGVVTIAGVPLPDIAAEFGTPVLVVDEDDFRSRCRDMVQAFGGDQNVHYAAKAFMTTHLVTWVEEEGLNLDVASHGELDVALRADFPPARITAHGNNKSDDFLRRCVSSGVGHVVLDSNQELERLNRIAGELSAVQDVLVRVKPGIEAHTHEFIATSHEDQKFGFSLASGSAYEAAVRCVESENLKLVGLHCHVGSQVFDAEGFSLAAERVLTLYERLIQELDLDTEEFNLLDLGGGYGIAYTNDDRPLDVPKVAHALRAKVQEHAQELGIDPPMMAIEPGRAIAGPSTVTMYTVGTVKDVHYEDRKTRRYISIDGGISDNIRPALYGAEYDARLVNRFTDSDVTLSRLVGSHCEAGDILVHNAYYPSDIEPGDLITLAATGAYCWSMSSRYNMMGRPAIVAVRGGQARLLVRRETVDDFLALEV
- a CDS encoding homoserine dehydrogenase; the encoded protein is MSTQNSNIPSSAGNSGKAPGEAVGIAILGHGTVGREVLRLMEEHRDALEHRIGGPIEVRGVAVSDKEKHRGSVPEELLTDDAMTLIQRDDIDLVVEVIGGIDYPRRLLLTALQAGKSVVTANKALVAAHADELAEAADRANVDLYFEAAVAAAIPVVGMLRRSLAGDQIELVSGIVNGTTNFILDAMDSTGASYDDMLKEAMALGYAEADPTADVEGHDAASKAAILASLAFHTRVNYDDVYCEGISHITAEDIAAAKAAGQTIKLLAICQRISDESGQEYVSARVHPTLISRDHPLASVDKSYNAVFVEAEAAGRLMFYGNGAGGDPTASAVLGDIVGAARNKVHGGRAPGENTYANLPVADFGQVPTRYHIDMEVVDKVGVLAELATFFAERGISLRTVRQEERGGHARLIVVTHTALEADLAQCVERLKESTSVKAVKSVLRLYSE
- the thrB gene encoding homoserine kinase, with translation MSTELEIGRRVRVKVPASSANLGPGFDTLGIALSLYDTVEVEVIDQGLVVEIYGEGEDVLPRDATHLVVKAIYSGLKAADVTAPGLKVTCTNAIPQSRGLGSSASAAVAGIAAAQGLAGFPLTQQQVVQLSSAFEGHPDNAGASALGSGVVSWTEIPVDGQSQPEYRAVSIPVHPDIHATALVPDFHASTQAVRRVLPSHVTHIDARFNVSRTAVMTVAIQHHPELLWEGTRDRLHQPYRSDVLPVTAEWVNRLRNRGYAAYLSGAGPTIMVLSTEPVDPEILEDAQAAGLKVLELDIAGPVGIEVLNT
- a CDS encoding endonuclease III domain-containing protein gives rise to the protein MCQFDTLALENALGKKFGIQGWWPAETTFEMMLGAVLVQNTRWENVEQSIARLRRSGLLKGPEILSEVDPDILFHLIRPSGFMRNKTAACLGLTTWLLENNLDPEHLASVPMGDEELHTQLLGIRGIGPETADVLMLFGFSRPVFVWSTYARRLLSKIMNPDIEKLSYEQCRRRFPVTLPPDISRAQELHALIVAAGKWAYRHGWEEIMTVYDDAEKSARC
- a CDS encoding ATP-binding cassette domain-containing protein translates to MASLSYLPPRTPKLAQFIAGMSFLFITMPIVSLLGRVPWAELTRIVAEPVTQQMLLLSLAAAAQSTAIAVILGVPMAVALQGFHRGANMVRVFVLLPLAMPPVVAGLALSAFAGYHGLLSPLLQFLHLNFAFTFSGVVMAHVFITLPFVIVTVDAALRQLDKEIVYSAATLGMSPFRITSRIVLPAISGSVATGAGLAFARSLGEFGTTLTFAGSLPGVTRTLPLGIYLERETNQERAYALAFLLITLAVIVLCIASLPFVIRRPSQPRPHRLGKLDAHRLRTLSKPSQSGPEIHCGDIIFPGQAVSAVIGENGSGKSTLAATIAGRIRDSQRLIGVRRQDSRLTWIDRMPSHRRGIILLSQNPGLPPHRTVLTTLSMVNRDKKYSLELLSAAGLSDLASTLTTELSGGQAAQVALLRALSTRPQALILDEPLAAVDNRSASRWRHLLRAVAEDRTTILISHNPVDIASLSQHLVILDKGECVAQGSTNELLTYPPDDFSARIAGLNRIEGEITSVEQDLCHIVTENLDLFGINDSGEDLGLGHKAVAIFSPESVMISTDLRAHGDKRYSPRNHWICRVSSTYSHPGSTLVTLFLDPLGIQATITQQALIKLHIREGTEVIARTKASSVRIFPRHHRQS
- the modA gene encoding molybdate ABC transporter substrate-binding protein; the encoded protein is MNKFSRPALAALALGSSLALSACAPSDNEASSPDSTTLTVLGAASTRVLNDDLNDKVNHLPHPLTLNFVNAGSSTLVQQLVDGSPGDVLITADRRTMDDAIAREVVHDLVPAATNVLVAVTPRGSGEKIKDLTQLQHMRVVLCDPQVPCGAVAQQVITHNHLDIAPVSLEHSVSDALGKVLSGDADVAFVYKTDYLSAQDRLDYVELPGAEKYANEILVAPTNNSEHPEEALNLVNLLSSDDSDSLWEKYGFTPVKE